The proteins below are encoded in one region of Betaproteobacteria bacterium:
- a CDS encoding phage holin family protein — protein MTQPTGGEGGREGLFAALKNSLATLIAIGKTRVELLVTEFEEEKLRLMSLWSKAVGAAFMLAVGVILAIFCLATAFWEQRVIIFGVFAVLFVGGGLFLIGSLKRQAGQPSKMFRASLTELEADMAELRRYRNKSE, from the coding sequence ATGACTCAGCCGACAGGTGGTGAAGGCGGCCGCGAAGGCCTCTTTGCCGCACTGAAAAACAGCCTTGCAACGCTGATTGCGATAGGCAAGACGCGTGTCGAGCTTCTGGTTACAGAGTTTGAGGAAGAGAAGCTTCGCCTCATGTCGCTCTGGTCCAAGGCGGTTGGTGCAGCTTTCATGCTGGCGGTGGGCGTTATCTTGGCGATTTTCTGCTTGGCGACAGCTTTCTGGGAGCAAAGGGTCATTATTTTCGGCGTCTTTGCTGTGCTGTTTGTTGGTGGCGGCTTGTTCTTGATCGGGTCGCTAAAACGGCAAGCTGGCCAGCCTAGCAAGATGTTCAGGGCAAGCCTGACTGAACTGGAAGCCGATATGGCAGAGTTGCGTCGGTATCGCAACAAGTCGGAATGA
- the xth gene encoding exodeoxyribonuclease III translates to MLRIISLNLNGIRSAWSKNVLPWVVSQQADIVCLQELKAQMPDMSTEMHRPDGMQAFYHCAEKKGYSGVGIWSRKAPDRVIEGFDGGEFDAEGRYIRADFGNLSVISLYLPSGSSSPERQEAKFRFLEIFFPLMLALRAEGREIVLCGDWNIAHQAIDLKNWKSNQKNSGFLPEERAWLSRVFAEQGWVDVYRRLHPETTDACYTWWSNRGQAWAKNVGWRIDYQIATPGISETVVKADVYKEQRFSDHAPLIIDYNFDFSSNVN, encoded by the coding sequence ATGTTACGCATCATCTCCCTGAATCTCAATGGTATCCGCTCTGCCTGGAGCAAAAATGTCTTGCCTTGGGTAGTGTCTCAGCAGGCGGACATAGTTTGCCTCCAAGAACTGAAAGCGCAGATGCCCGATATGTCTACGGAAATGCATCGCCCAGATGGCATGCAAGCTTTTTATCATTGCGCAGAGAAAAAAGGATATAGCGGGGTTGGTATCTGGAGCAGAAAGGCCCCGGATCGGGTCATCGAAGGCTTTGATGGTGGAGAATTTGATGCCGAAGGACGCTATATTCGAGCCGACTTTGGCAATCTGTCGGTGATTTCCCTTTATCTGCCTTCGGGCTCGTCTTCGCCGGAGCGTCAGGAGGCCAAATTTCGCTTTCTGGAGATATTTTTCCCCCTGATGTTGGCACTGCGTGCTGAAGGGCGAGAAATTGTGCTTTGTGGAGACTGGAATATTGCACATCAGGCAATAGATCTGAAAAACTGGAAATCCAATCAGAAAAATTCCGGCTTCTTGCCCGAGGAGCGTGCATGGTTAAGTCGCGTATTCGCCGAACAAGGTTGGGTCGATGTCTATCGTCGCTTACATCCTGAAACTACTGACGCCTGTTATACATGGTGGAGTAACCGTGGCCAGGCATGGGCCAAAAATGTGGGGTGGCGAATCGACTATCAGATTGCCACGCCCGGTATTAGCGAGACAGTCGTGAAAGCAGATGTCTACAAGGAACAGCGATTTTCCGACCATGCTCCGCTGATTATCGATTACAACTTCGATTTTTCATCCAATGTGAATTGA
- the pyrE gene encoding orotate phosphoribosyltransferase gives MDFRQDFIEFALNCQVLRFGEFKTKAGRLSPYFFNAGLFNDGNSLGRLAEFYAKAAEAGGVQFDMLFGPAYKGIPLVAAITIALAQHGQNFPFAFNRKEAKDHGEGGNIVGAPLTGRVLIVDDVISAGTSVRESVELIRAAGATPAGVLIALDRQERGQGNLSAVQEVQRDYGIPVVAVAGLSDLMAFLTHHPEFAVHRDAVTRYREQYGINA, from the coding sequence ATGGATTTTCGTCAGGATTTCATCGAGTTCGCACTCAACTGCCAAGTACTGCGCTTTGGAGAATTCAAGACCAAGGCTGGGCGGCTTTCACCCTATTTCTTTAATGCCGGGCTATTTAACGACGGCAACTCCTTGGGGCGCTTGGCAGAATTCTACGCCAAAGCTGCCGAAGCCGGCGGTGTCCAATTCGACATGCTGTTTGGCCCTGCTTACAAAGGCATACCGTTAGTAGCGGCGATTACCATTGCACTGGCTCAACATGGTCAAAATTTTCCCTTTGCTTTCAATCGCAAGGAAGCGAAAGATCACGGCGAAGGCGGCAACATTGTTGGCGCACCATTGACCGGTCGCGTACTGATTGTTGACGATGTAATTTCTGCGGGCACCTCGGTCCGGGAGTCGGTTGAGTTGATTCGTGCGGCCGGCGCCACGCCTGCAGGTGTTTTGATTGCTTTGGATCGTCAGGAGCGTGGCCAAGGCAACCTCTCAGCGGTGCAGGAAGTCCAGCGCGACTACGGTATTCCTGTCGTTGCCGTGGCAGGACTCAGCGATCTGATGGCATTCCTCACTCACCACCCCGAATTCGCTGTCCATCGCGACGCTGTCACCCGCTATCGGGAACAGTACGGTATCAATGCCTAA
- the metW gene encoding methionine biosynthesis protein MetW, whose protein sequence is MTHTLGRPDFDVISGWIKPGHRVLDLGCGDGTLLKHLIDTRGVKGWGVEIEDANVLAAIRNGINVIQGNLEHGLDVFADQAVDHVVLSRTLQTVRHTEGILREMLRVGREAVVSFPNFAYWKNLRSVLGGRMPVSEDLPYQWYDSPNVRFFTVLDFEALCEKMGLIIRERSVLDEEGNPVTEEVNFLGSLAVYRLTQNR, encoded by the coding sequence ATGACGCACACGCTGGGGCGCCCCGATTTTGACGTCATTTCCGGGTGGATCAAGCCCGGCCACCGTGTACTGGATCTCGGGTGTGGTGATGGCACACTACTTAAACACTTGATAGATACTCGGGGAGTAAAGGGCTGGGGTGTTGAAATCGAAGATGCCAATGTACTGGCCGCAATCAGGAATGGTATCAACGTCATTCAAGGTAATCTGGAACATGGCCTTGATGTATTCGCCGACCAGGCCGTTGACCATGTGGTTCTTTCGCGCACCTTGCAAACTGTGCGTCACACCGAAGGTATCCTGCGCGAAATGCTGCGGGTCGGCCGCGAGGCCGTAGTTTCCTTTCCAAATTTCGCCTACTGGAAAAACTTGCGGTCGGTACTCGGGGGGCGTATGCCAGTTTCCGAAGACCTACCGTACCAATGGTATGACTCTCCCAATGTCCGATTCTTTACGGTACTGGACTTTGAGGCACTTTGTGAAAAGATGGGTTTGATCATCCGCGAACGCAGCGTTCTTGATGAAGAAGGCAACCCGGTCACCGAGGAAGTCAACTTCCTTGGCAGTCTGGCAGTGTATCGACTGACGCAAAACCGCTAA
- a CDS encoding YqjK-like family protein, translated as MNPKLLKLATRHGALQARIDEQRRVLARHVVPLEAAFARGDSVLKGVDWLKHHPVAVGIAVAALVVARPRRTAKWVQRGFFLWRGWKTIRKSLFGVNRR; from the coding sequence ATGAATCCAAAACTGTTGAAGCTGGCGACTCGGCATGGCGCGCTGCAGGCTCGCATTGATGAGCAGCGCCGTGTCTTGGCCCGCCATGTAGTGCCGTTGGAGGCAGCTTTCGCCAGGGGGGATAGTGTCCTCAAGGGTGTGGACTGGCTGAAGCATCACCCTGTAGCAGTGGGTATTGCCGTTGCTGCCTTAGTTGTAGCCCGTCCGCGGCGTACCGCCAAATGGGTGCAGCGAGGGTTTTTCCTTTGGCGTGGCTGGAAAACTATCCGAAAGTCGTTATTCGGCGTCAATCGGCGATAG
- a CDS encoding TonB-dependent receptor plug domain-containing protein, with product MSKSPANASGAIFVVALAGACSSSATFAADEDAYFSELPIVASVSRLPQRLADAPVAVTVVDREMIKASGARDINDIFRLVPGFQTYPNNTEAARATYHGLGDGDYSSRVQVLIDGRSMLSPLFGSGVNWATLPVALEDIERIEVVRGTNAVSYGSNAFLGVINIITVDPALVRGTSVSTSYGNQNVRDYTLRTGGKLGEIGDFRFTYRYQNDDGLTNRYNWIDSYGSRLFDFRADFALSERDSLQVSVGQVEGITQNGRLQVNGSGILRPDPTNPIRAVRQTDAYAQLVWRRVLSNDSDIQLRYSFVSDRSDDAFSVTLPGLAPINVNQSGDEGSRHEIELQHSMRAFETARLVWGGSWRADALRSEWTLRNEGTVRRDVGRVFGNLEWQPVRWFTGNLGLAGESDSMAGMHASPRISTNFHFNSQNTVRIGLSRAYRTGSIQNYRGHEETPIPNAGPYRPYYEFVYLGNPDMPAERLDTFEVGYLGDWRDWRSSLDVRLFSEKVSNRLYKVDLGASNTIPRSTVPIQDVQIVGLEYQFKWQPFESTQLIFNQTFARITSDFLSSALALPNSELTTLKQQNITDFTNNSMPSRSTSAMWIQKLPFGLEFSLMGYTQQAMQWSSNTVSLKYHRLDTRLGYPFRVGVLGGELALTIQSLNGAHSEYKWPRANDPIQSDGRIVERRQWVSLRLDF from the coding sequence GTGAGTAAAAGTCCAGCAAATGCATCCGGCGCAATTTTCGTTGTTGCGCTGGCTGGCGCGTGTTCAAGTAGCGCCACATTCGCGGCAGATGAAGATGCCTATTTCAGTGAATTGCCGATTGTCGCCTCGGTTAGCCGCCTTCCACAAAGGCTAGCAGATGCACCTGTTGCGGTCACAGTGGTTGATCGGGAGATGATTAAGGCTTCCGGGGCGCGTGATATCAACGATATTTTCCGTCTGGTGCCTGGCTTTCAGACATATCCGAATAACACTGAAGCAGCGAGGGCCACATACCACGGGTTGGGCGACGGAGATTACTCGTCGCGGGTACAGGTGCTGATCGATGGGCGGTCAATGTTGTCGCCGTTATTCGGTAGCGGTGTCAATTGGGCTACTTTGCCGGTGGCCCTGGAAGATATTGAGCGTATCGAGGTGGTGCGCGGGACTAACGCAGTTTCCTATGGCAGCAACGCTTTTCTCGGCGTGATCAATATTATTACGGTAGACCCGGCGCTGGTGCGCGGGACTTCGGTGTCGACTAGTTACGGCAACCAGAATGTCCGTGATTACACGTTGAGGACCGGTGGCAAGTTAGGCGAGATTGGTGATTTTCGTTTTACCTATCGGTATCAAAACGACGATGGATTAACGAATCGCTATAACTGGATTGACTCCTATGGATCACGGTTGTTTGATTTCCGCGCGGATTTTGCCCTCAGCGAAAGAGATAGTCTGCAAGTCAGCGTGGGGCAAGTTGAGGGCATAACGCAGAATGGCCGCTTGCAAGTGAATGGTAGCGGTATCCTGCGACCGGACCCGACTAATCCAATTCGGGCGGTGCGGCAAACCGATGCTTATGCGCAATTGGTGTGGCGTCGTGTCCTGTCTAATGATTCAGATATTCAGTTACGCTATTCGTTCGTTTCTGATCGGTCTGATGATGCGTTTTCCGTGACCTTGCCCGGTTTGGCGCCTATCAATGTCAACCAGAGTGGCGACGAGGGGAGTCGGCACGAAATTGAATTGCAACACAGCATGCGTGCCTTCGAGACGGCGCGGCTGGTGTGGGGCGGCAGTTGGCGGGCTGATGCGCTCCGCTCCGAATGGACACTGCGTAATGAAGGAACGGTTAGGCGGGATGTCGGGCGTGTTTTCGGCAATCTGGAGTGGCAACCGGTTCGCTGGTTTACCGGCAACCTCGGTCTTGCCGGCGAGAGTGACTCGATGGCCGGCATGCACGCTTCGCCCCGGATTAGTACGAATTTCCACTTTAACTCCCAAAATACAGTGCGTATCGGTTTGTCCCGCGCCTATAGAACAGGGAGTATCCAGAATTATCGCGGACATGAGGAAACCCCGATCCCGAACGCCGGACCCTATCGGCCATACTACGAATTTGTTTACCTCGGTAATCCGGATATGCCCGCCGAGCGGCTTGACACGTTCGAGGTGGGCTACCTCGGCGACTGGCGAGACTGGCGCTCCAGCCTCGATGTTCGCCTTTTTAGCGAAAAGGTTTCAAACCGTCTGTACAAGGTTGATCTGGGAGCCAGCAATACCATCCCGAGATCAACCGTGCCCATTCAAGATGTTCAGATCGTCGGCCTTGAATACCAATTCAAATGGCAACCTTTCGAGTCGACGCAGCTGATTTTTAACCAGACGTTCGCGCGGATCACCAGCGATTTCCTATCGTCCGCACTGGCGCTTCCGAATTCCGAGTTGACGACGTTGAAGCAACAGAACATCACGGATTTCACGAACAATTCAATGCCAAGCCGCTCGACATCGGCGATGTGGATTCAGAAGTTGCCGTTCGGTCTTGAGTTCTCGCTGATGGGTTACACACAACAGGCCATGCAGTGGTCGAGCAATACCGTTTCGCTGAAATATCACCGCCTGGATACCCGCCTGGGCTACCCGTTCCGTGTTGGGGTGCTGGGTGGCGAGTTGGCCCTTACCATCCAGAGCCTGAATGGCGCGCACAGCGAGTACAAATGGCCAAGAGCGAATGATCCCATCCAGTCTGATGGACGTATTGTCGAGCGTCGCCAGTGGGTCAGCTTGCGCCTGGATTTTTGA
- a CDS encoding AmpG family muropeptide MFS transporter produces MPAWLAALLTRKMLICIFTGFSSGLPLYLLLNLLPAWLRSEGIDLKIIGFFALIQFPYTWKFLWSPLLDRFSIPGFGRRRGWMLVTQIGLLITIGSLGGFDPKESIWPILWLAGLLALLSGTQDIAVDAFRREILNDNELGLGNAVHVNAYRIAGLIPGSMSLILADRLPWNEVFWITGAFMIPGMVMAWLVSEPQIRGTPKTLRQAVTEPFHEFIGRQGWRGAMMVLGFIFLYKLGDSLCTALATPFYLDMGFTKTDIGLIAKHAGLWPAVIGALLGGLWMVRLGINRALWLFGVVQLVSIFGFAWLSTHGHYVSIGAGERLALAFVIGLEALGVGLGTAAFVAFIARSTHPAYTATQMALFTSLAAVPRTFINASAGWLVETLGWTNFYGLCVALAVPGMLLLLKVAPWNVTDSTMSLQHR; encoded by the coding sequence ATGCCTGCCTGGCTTGCGGCATTGCTCACCCGGAAGATGCTGATCTGCATCTTTACCGGCTTTTCTTCGGGCCTACCCCTATACCTGTTACTTAACCTGCTCCCAGCCTGGCTACGTAGCGAGGGTATAGATCTGAAGATCATCGGCTTTTTCGCTCTGATCCAGTTTCCTTACACCTGGAAATTCCTTTGGTCACCATTACTGGACCGCTTCAGTATCCCCGGTTTTGGCCGGCGCCGTGGCTGGATGCTGGTGACCCAGATCGGCTTGCTGATTACCATCGGCTCCCTCGGCGGATTTGATCCGAAGGAAAGTATCTGGCCTATCCTTTGGCTGGCCGGACTCTTGGCACTGCTGTCCGGAACGCAGGATATCGCGGTTGACGCGTTCAGAAGGGAGATCCTGAACGATAACGAACTGGGACTAGGCAACGCAGTGCACGTAAATGCCTACCGAATTGCCGGTCTGATACCGGGTTCAATGTCTTTAATCCTAGCCGACCGACTGCCATGGAATGAAGTCTTCTGGATTACAGGGGCATTCATGATTCCCGGCATGGTCATGGCCTGGCTGGTCAGCGAACCTCAAATCAGAGGCACCCCGAAGACTCTCCGCCAAGCGGTGACTGAACCCTTCCACGAGTTCATCGGCCGCCAAGGTTGGCGTGGCGCGATGATGGTGCTTGGCTTCATCTTTCTCTACAAACTGGGCGATAGTTTGTGCACCGCATTGGCCACACCTTTTTATCTGGACATGGGCTTCACCAAGACTGACATCGGCCTGATTGCCAAGCACGCGGGGCTGTGGCCGGCCGTAATCGGGGCACTGCTCGGTGGATTGTGGATGGTCAGACTCGGTATAAACCGTGCACTTTGGCTATTCGGCGTAGTGCAACTAGTGTCGATTTTCGGCTTCGCCTGGCTATCCACCCACGGCCATTACGTGAGCATTGGTGCTGGTGAGCGGTTGGCACTAGCCTTTGTCATCGGGCTCGAAGCATTGGGGGTTGGCTTGGGTACAGCAGCCTTCGTTGCCTTCATCGCCCGTTCAACTCACCCTGCTTACACCGCCACCCAGATGGCGCTATTCACCAGCCTGGCTGCAGTACCACGCACCTTCATCAACGCATCTGCAGGATGGCTGGTTGAAACTTTGGGTTGGACAAATTTTTACGGACTGTGCGTAGCACTGGCAGTGCCGGGAATGCTTCTGCTCCTCAAAGTCGCGCCGTGGAATGTAACGGATTCCACCATGAGTCTTCAGCATCGTTAA
- a CDS encoding homoserine O-acetyltransferase has protein sequence MPGHSVGVVQSQRAHFDEPLHLRSGGVLPAYDLVYETYGSLNAAKSNAILVCHALSGHHHVAGHYADQPDNIGWWDNIVGPGRPLDTDKFFIVGLNNLGGCHGSTGPSSPNPATNKPWGADFPIVAVNDWVHAQARLADLLGIDCWAVVMGGSLGGMQALRWSITFPERVRNAIVIAAAPKLSAQNIAFNDVARQAILTDPDFHGGHYYEHDTRPARGLRLARMLGHITYLSDDQMGEKFGRELRNSAFSFGFDVEFEVESYLRYQGDKFAGYFDANTYLLMTKALDYFDPSREDNGDLKATMARSKANFLITSFTTDWRFTPARSKEIVAALLANGRNVSYAEIDLNFGHDSFLMEDAHYHGVIDTYLRNIKP, from the coding sequence ATGCCAGGACATTCCGTCGGCGTAGTCCAGTCACAACGTGCCCACTTTGATGAGCCGCTTCATTTACGCAGCGGAGGCGTTCTGCCGGCCTACGATCTGGTTTACGAAACCTACGGATCGCTCAATGCGGCAAAATCCAACGCCATCCTTGTCTGCCATGCGCTATCGGGTCATCATCATGTGGCTGGCCACTATGCCGATCAACCTGACAACATCGGCTGGTGGGATAACATCGTCGGCCCCGGTCGTCCTCTGGATACCGACAAATTTTTTATCGTCGGACTGAATAATCTGGGTGGCTGCCACGGCTCGACAGGACCGTCCTCACCCAACCCGGCCACTAACAAACCATGGGGGGCCGACTTCCCTATTGTCGCCGTCAATGACTGGGTTCACGCCCAAGCCAGGCTGGCTGATTTGCTCGGTATCGATTGTTGGGCAGTTGTTATGGGCGGCAGCCTTGGCGGGATGCAAGCCCTACGTTGGAGCATTACCTTCCCGGAACGAGTGCGTAATGCCATCGTAATTGCTGCTGCACCAAAACTATCCGCACAAAATATCGCCTTTAACGACGTTGCCAGGCAAGCCATTCTGACCGACCCTGATTTTCACGGCGGCCATTACTATGAACACGACACGCGTCCTGCGCGCGGCTTGCGCCTGGCACGCATGCTTGGCCACATCACCTACCTGTCAGACGATCAGATGGGTGAAAAATTTGGCAGAGAACTCAGGAACAGTGCGTTTTCGTTTGGCTTCGACGTTGAATTCGAGGTGGAATCGTATTTACGCTACCAAGGTGACAAGTTCGCGGGCTATTTCGATGCCAATACCTATCTTTTGATGACCAAGGCGCTCGACTATTTCGACCCTTCACGCGAAGACAATGGTGATCTCAAAGCGACAATGGCACGCAGCAAGGCGAATTTTCTGATTACCTCATTCACCACTGACTGGCGCTTTACGCCGGCGCGCTCAAAGGAAATTGTCGCAGCCCTGCTCGCCAACGGTCGAAATGTCTCCTACGCGGAAATCGACCTGAATTTTGGCCACGACTCCTTCTTGATGGAAGACGCGCATTATCACGGCGTGATAGATACCTACCTGCGGAATATCAAACCATGA
- a CDS encoding diguanylate cyclase has product MNRLTLRHRLLMLTLLPSALIAIVLVAYFTFTGIRTLEGELRAKGLATVRYLAPISEYGIIAGQVESLHGLAQATVQESGVKAAVVVNQKGRTIAVSGRVSLSAEELRRTLSEPARVGETDQWVAFGAPVKRSLNETDTLFEGNGGGKTVAPEVIGHIFVEFDKIELANKQRQLLQRGLAIVLLGLLALAALAIAMADNLARPVMRLVHAINGMSSGHLDTRVPATSSGELGVLENGFNEMATRIEEVHLSMQSRIEEATAQLAFQARHDALTGLLNRREFEHRLEKALAGVQAGSDEFAVLFIDLDRFKQVNDNCGYLAGDELLRQMALLFQGRLRDEDTLARLGGDEFSIMLASCSGPRANQVAEDICGLAAAYRFIWQDKVFAIGASIGITTVNRKVRNINEILAAGDAACHHAKQSGRNRVCEQEAMPNPERRLETSNWASRIANALAEDRLLVEAMPLRALQQSTSNHVVELTARLNEPGQPPVTLAALSDAAERYDLAPAIDQRLIDTAIAAQLRAKHHRKTLHCLIPISRASVGDRETIDYITRSLSSRNLSGHRLCFIFSEDTLTHLTSQAMEFSREMRALGCQIGLDDFGGGLSSFTHLRSILPSYVKLSRSLTRELGGNRASTALLRAVQEITADQHIHTIADGINDLDTLEQLRNLGITYAEGKAVAPSEPFEVWLEGAVMRSS; this is encoded by the coding sequence ATGAATCGTCTTACTCTCCGTCATCGCTTGCTGATGCTGACGCTGCTCCCCAGCGCGCTGATCGCCATTGTGTTGGTGGCCTATTTCACCTTCACCGGCATCAGAACACTGGAAGGCGAGCTGCGCGCCAAAGGCTTGGCGACCGTCCGTTACCTGGCGCCGATCAGCGAATACGGCATCATTGCCGGCCAGGTTGAAAGTCTGCACGGACTAGCCCAGGCGACGGTTCAGGAATCCGGCGTCAAGGCGGCAGTGGTCGTCAATCAGAAGGGGCGCACCATCGCGGTCAGCGGTCGTGTATCACTTTCCGCAGAAGAGCTGCGGCGAACCTTGAGCGAACCGGCTCGGGTTGGCGAAACTGATCAATGGGTCGCTTTTGGTGCCCCTGTCAAACGTTCGTTGAACGAGACCGATACCCTTTTTGAGGGGAATGGCGGCGGTAAAACCGTTGCGCCAGAAGTCATTGGCCATATCTTTGTGGAGTTCGACAAAATCGAACTGGCCAACAAACAACGTCAATTGCTGCAACGAGGTCTGGCCATCGTATTGTTGGGCCTGCTGGCGCTTGCCGCACTGGCCATCGCCATGGCAGACAATCTGGCCCGCCCCGTCATGCGACTCGTACATGCTATCAATGGCATGTCTTCGGGCCATCTCGATACGCGAGTGCCTGCCACCTCAAGCGGCGAGCTTGGCGTTCTCGAAAACGGCTTCAATGAAATGGCCACGCGCATCGAGGAAGTTCACCTCTCCATGCAGTCGCGAATCGAAGAGGCCACCGCCCAGCTCGCCTTCCAGGCCCGTCACGATGCATTGACCGGTCTGCTCAATCGCCGCGAGTTCGAGCATCGGCTTGAAAAGGCACTGGCGGGTGTGCAGGCAGGCAGTGACGAATTCGCAGTGCTCTTTATCGACCTCGACCGCTTCAAGCAAGTAAACGACAATTGCGGCTACCTTGCCGGTGACGAATTGCTGCGCCAGATGGCACTCCTCTTTCAAGGTCGCCTGCGGGATGAGGACACGCTTGCCCGCCTTGGTGGCGACGAATTCAGCATCATGCTTGCCAGTTGCAGTGGCCCACGCGCCAATCAAGTCGCCGAGGATATTTGCGGACTTGCAGCGGCCTACCGTTTTATCTGGCAAGACAAGGTCTTCGCCATCGGGGCCAGCATCGGCATTACGACGGTCAACCGGAAAGTTCGCAATATTAATGAAATTCTCGCGGCGGGAGACGCCGCGTGCCACCACGCCAAGCAAAGCGGCCGCAACCGCGTCTGCGAGCAAGAGGCCATGCCCAACCCGGAGCGGCGGCTTGAAACCAGCAACTGGGCTAGCCGCATTGCCAACGCACTGGCCGAGGACAGACTGCTCGTCGAAGCCATGCCGCTACGCGCCCTGCAGCAGTCAACAAGCAATCATGTCGTCGAACTGACTGCCCGGCTCAATGAACCGGGCCAACCGCCGGTCACCCTGGCCGCGCTGAGCGACGCGGCTGAACGTTACGACCTCGCTCCAGCCATTGACCAGCGCTTGATCGATACAGCCATCGCAGCCCAGTTACGCGCGAAACATCACCGTAAAACACTGCATTGCCTGATCCCCATTTCTCGTGCTTCAGTCGGCGACCGGGAAACCATCGATTACATCACACGCAGCCTGTCCAGCAGAAATCTGTCGGGGCATCGACTTTGCTTCATTTTTTCCGAAGATACCTTGACCCATCTGACCAGTCAGGCAATGGAGTTTTCGCGGGAAATGCGCGCGCTCGGCTGTCAGATCGGCCTGGACGATTTTGGCGGAGGGCTTTCTTCATTCACCCATCTGCGCAGCATCTTGCCCAGCTACGTCAAACTCAGCCGCAGCCTGACCCGGGAACTGGGCGGCAATCGTGCCTCTACCGCACTTTTGCGTGCTGTTCAGGAAATCACTGCAGATCAGCATATCCATACCATTGCCGACGGTATCAATGATCTCGACACACTTGAACAACTCAGGAATCTCGGCATCACCTATGCCGAAGGCAAGGCTGTTGCACCCAGCGAACCCTTCGAAGTGTGGCTTGAAGGCGCCGTCATGCGCTCATCCTGA
- a CDS encoding PilZ domain-containing protein yields MLDQRRHQRIRFGILPTVRIGYGGAIGEGVIENLSLAGLMVRTDMPLEISRNIGCEFRIFQSPVIDVPAAVVSRVGNLFGVRFQTGPINQILIDDAINAALASGNASILSVRELAGKKILRITGGLGNALRNDFMHALTRVGVDEIDLDGVTLVDQAGLALCLVATNRHGVKIGAQSPCFAEAWQRALAVPGEGEKNGDTGL; encoded by the coding sequence ATGCTGGATCAACGGCGGCATCAGCGAATTCGTTTTGGCATCCTGCCTACGGTCAGAATCGGATACGGGGGAGCGATAGGGGAAGGTGTCATCGAGAATCTCTCGCTGGCAGGTCTTATGGTGCGGACAGACATGCCGCTGGAAATTTCCCGGAATATCGGTTGTGAATTCCGCATTTTCCAGTCTCCGGTTATTGATGTACCGGCGGCGGTTGTCAGTCGAGTCGGCAACCTCTTTGGTGTTCGCTTTCAGACCGGGCCAATAAACCAGATTCTGATCGACGACGCGATCAATGCTGCGCTGGCTTCCGGGAATGCTTCCATTTTGTCGGTACGGGAACTAGCCGGAAAGAAAATATTGCGAATTACCGGTGGTCTGGGGAATGCGCTGCGTAATGATTTTATGCATGCATTAACCCGAGTGGGGGTCGACGAAATCGATCTGGATGGCGTGACGCTAGTTGATCAGGCGGGGTTGGCCTTGTGTCTGGTCGCAACCAATCGGCATGGAGTGAAAATTGGCGCGCAGTCCCCTTGTTTTGCTGAAGCTTGGCAACGAGCGCTTGCCGTACCGGGCGAAGGTGAAAAAAATGGAGACACCGGGCTGTGA
- a CDS encoding DUF883 domain-containing protein codes for MSEEMTVAHKEKLVSDLKVVISDTEELLKATAGAAGEKVTELRERLGVRLRDTKERVVDLEAALIDKTKAAARATDDFVHEEPWKAVGVAAALGLALGVLIGRR; via the coding sequence ATGTCCGAAGAAATGACTGTAGCCCACAAGGAAAAACTGGTCTCCGATCTGAAGGTCGTAATTTCCGACACCGAAGAATTGTTGAAGGCAACCGCTGGCGCTGCCGGTGAAAAAGTGACAGAACTGCGCGAGCGTTTGGGTGTGCGCTTGCGCGATACCAAAGAGCGCGTCGTCGACTTGGAGGCTGCGTTGATCGACAAAACCAAGGCTGCGGCTCGTGCAACCGATGATTTCGTGCATGAAGAGCCTTGGAAGGCCGTGGGCGTTGCAGCTGCATTGGGCCTGGCCCTTGGTGTATTGATCGGTCGTCGCTAA